CGGACACAGGAATCTCCTTCGTCATTGGAAACGGTGATCCCATGTTAACAAAATTATGTGAAACAGCCGCATCGGCATTTCAACATGGACTAAAAAAAGCAAAAGCAGGTTCAAAACAAAATCAAATTGGAAAAGCCGTCATGAATGAAGCGAAACGAAACGGATTTAATGTTATTTTAAATTTGACGGGACATGGAGTTGGTCGGGCGTTACATGAAAAACCAGATCATATTTTAAACTACTATGATCCATGGGATAATGAATTATTAAAAGAAGGTTTAGTTATTGCTTTTGAACCATTTATCTCCTCAGGTGCCGATATGATTGAGGAAGCTGGAGATGGTTGGACATATAAAACCCCTGATGGAAGTTTAGTGGCTCAAATTGAGCATACAATTGTTATTACAAAAGATCAGCCGATTATTATTACTTTATGAGATGTAAGCTATCCCTTAAGCACCCCATACTTAAGGGATAGCTTTTTTAAGTGCGCCCTGCATGAGCGGATACTTGGTGGTGAAAGTCCACTACAGGCTTGGCAGTAGGAACTGTTAGCGAAAGACAAGGTGGCTATCGTGAGGTAGTGGCTGAAGGAAG
Above is a genomic segment from Oikeobacillus pervagus containing:
- the map gene encoding type I methionyl aminopeptidase, translated to MIVKTEKELESLKKAGKVMALIREEMRANTKPGVTTKQLDDLAGKLFEKYGAISGPKAEYDFPGFTCISVNEEVAHGIPGDRVLREGDLINIDVSGSVDGFFADTGISFVIGNGDPMLTKLCETAASAFQHGLKKAKAGSKQNQIGKAVMNEAKRNGFNVILNLTGHGVGRALHEKPDHILNYYDPWDNELLKEGLVIAFEPFISSGADMIEEAGDGWTYKTPDGSLVAQIEHTIVITKDQPIIITL